One genomic region from Solwaraspora sp. WMMD792 encodes:
- a CDS encoding bifunctional FO biosynthesis protein CofGH produces MTGAAPAEQPTTASVRRALRRAATGRSLDLDEAVALLAATGGEFDELLDLAGSLRDAGLRDAGRPGVITYSRKVFVPLTRLCRDRCHYCTFATVPGRLPAAYLDRDEVLAIARAGAAQGCKEALFTLGDRPEDRWPAARRWLDERGYDSTVDYLRACAIAVLEETGLLPHLNPGVLSWAELQRLKPVAPSMGMMLETTATRLWSEPGGPHHGSPDKEPAVRLRAIADAGRVGVPYTTGLLIGIGETPRERVESLFAIRSAAREYGHIQEVILQNFRAKPDTAMRGMPDAELRDLAATVAVGRLLLGPGARIQAPPNLVEGEYALLLRAGIDDWGGVSPVTPDHVNPERPWPQIDELTRRTAAAGFTLRERLTVYPEYVRRGEAWLDPRLAAHVSALAEPGTGLADESAVPVGRPWQEPEEVFAPVGRTDLHTTIDTTGRTGDRRGDFDRVYGDWAEVAGRISAPTGAGTNGDGAGDANLRAGLRLAADDPAALLQPRHTDAALALFTADGAALDQLCRIADEVRRDTVGDDVTYVVNRNINFSNVCYVGCRFCAFAQRERDADAFRLSAEQVADRAEEAWRAGATEVCMQGGIDPKLPVTAYAELVRAVKRRVPQLHVHAFSPMEIVTAAAKAGMPVRDWLLMLREAGLDTIPGTAAEILDDDVRWVLTKGKLPAATWVEVVTTAHELGLRSSSTMMYGHVDHPGQWLAHFRVLAGVQDRTGGFTEFVALPFVHTNAPIYLAGLARPGPTWRENRAVHAMARLLLHGRIDNIQCSWVKLGDEGTVAMLRGGCNDLGGTLMEETISRMAGSANGSARTEAQLQSIAAAAGRPAVRRSTAYQR; encoded by the coding sequence GTGACCGGGGCCGCCCCGGCGGAACAGCCCACCACCGCCAGTGTCCGGCGGGCGCTGCGTCGTGCCGCGACCGGCCGCAGTCTCGACCTGGACGAGGCGGTCGCGCTGCTGGCCGCCACCGGTGGCGAGTTCGACGAACTGCTCGACCTCGCCGGTTCGCTGCGCGACGCAGGGCTGCGCGACGCCGGCCGGCCGGGCGTGATCACGTACTCGCGGAAGGTCTTCGTCCCGTTGACCCGGCTCTGCCGGGACCGCTGCCACTACTGCACCTTCGCCACCGTGCCGGGCCGGCTGCCCGCCGCGTACCTGGACCGCGACGAGGTCCTGGCGATCGCCCGGGCCGGTGCCGCTCAGGGCTGCAAGGAGGCGTTGTTCACCCTCGGTGACCGCCCCGAAGACCGCTGGCCGGCGGCCCGCCGGTGGCTGGACGAGCGGGGCTACGACTCCACCGTCGACTATCTGCGGGCCTGCGCGATCGCCGTACTGGAGGAGACCGGTCTGCTGCCGCACCTCAACCCGGGGGTGCTGAGCTGGGCCGAGCTGCAACGGCTCAAGCCGGTGGCGCCCAGCATGGGGATGATGCTGGAGACCACCGCGACCCGGCTGTGGTCCGAGCCGGGCGGCCCGCACCACGGCTCGCCGGACAAGGAACCGGCGGTGCGGTTGCGGGCGATCGCCGACGCCGGCCGGGTCGGCGTGCCGTACACCACCGGCCTGCTGATCGGCATCGGCGAAACTCCCCGGGAACGGGTCGAGTCGCTGTTCGCGATCCGCTCGGCGGCCCGGGAGTACGGCCACATTCAGGAGGTGATCCTGCAGAACTTCCGCGCCAAGCCGGACACGGCGATGCGTGGCATGCCGGACGCCGAACTGCGTGACCTGGCCGCGACGGTTGCCGTCGGCCGCCTCCTGCTCGGGCCGGGTGCCCGCATCCAGGCCCCGCCGAACCTGGTCGAGGGGGAGTACGCGCTGCTGCTGCGGGCCGGCATCGACGACTGGGGCGGGGTGTCACCGGTGACCCCGGACCACGTCAATCCGGAGCGGCCCTGGCCGCAGATCGACGAGCTGACCCGGCGTACCGCCGCCGCCGGGTTCACTCTGCGGGAACGGCTGACCGTCTACCCCGAGTATGTGCGGCGCGGCGAGGCGTGGCTGGACCCCCGGCTGGCCGCGCACGTGTCGGCGCTCGCCGAGCCGGGCACCGGTCTGGCCGACGAGTCGGCGGTGCCGGTCGGCCGCCCCTGGCAGGAGCCGGAGGAGGTGTTCGCCCCGGTCGGTCGGACCGATCTGCACACCACGATCGACACCACCGGGCGGACCGGGGACCGGCGGGGCGACTTCGACCGGGTGTACGGCGACTGGGCCGAGGTCGCCGGCCGGATCAGCGCGCCGACCGGTGCCGGCACTAACGGCGACGGCGCTGGCGACGCGAATCTGCGGGCCGGGCTGCGGCTGGCCGCCGACGATCCGGCGGCGCTGCTGCAACCACGGCACACCGACGCGGCGCTCGCCCTGTTCACCGCCGATGGCGCGGCCCTGGACCAGCTCTGCCGGATCGCCGACGAGGTACGCCGGGACACCGTCGGCGACGACGTGACCTACGTGGTCAACCGCAACATCAACTTCTCCAACGTCTGCTACGTCGGCTGCCGATTCTGCGCGTTCGCCCAGCGGGAACGGGACGCCGACGCGTTCCGGCTCTCCGCCGAGCAGGTGGCGGACCGGGCCGAGGAGGCGTGGCGGGCCGGTGCCACCGAGGTCTGCATGCAGGGCGGCATCGATCCCAAGCTTCCGGTGACCGCGTACGCCGAGTTGGTCCGGGCGGTCAAACGACGGGTGCCGCAACTGCACGTGCACGCCTTCTCCCCGATGGAGATCGTCACCGCCGCCGCGAAGGCGGGCATGCCGGTCCGGGACTGGCTGCTGATGCTGCGCGAGGCGGGACTGGACACCATCCCGGGGACCGCGGCGGAGATCCTCGACGACGACGTGCGGTGGGTGCTGACCAAGGGCAAACTGCCGGCCGCCACCTGGGTCGAGGTGGTGACCACCGCGCACGAGCTGGGGCTGCGGTCCAGCTCGACGATGATGTACGGGCACGTGGACCATCCCGGCCAGTGGTTGGCGCATTTCCGGGTGCTGGCCGGGGTGCAGGACCGCACCGGCGGCTTCACCGAGTTCGTCGCACTGCCATTTGTGCACACCAATGCGCCGATCTACCTCGCCGGGCTGGCCCGGCCCGGGCCGACCTGGCGGGAGAACCGTGCCGTGCACGCCATGGCCCGGCTGCTGCTGCACGGCCGGATCGACAACATCCAGTGTTCCTGGGTGAAGCTCGGCGACGAGGGCACCGT